The following are from one region of the Pirellulaceae bacterium genome:
- a CDS encoding DUF1080 domain-containing protein, producing the protein MTFRRSQLLAASHHTIACRLRCIGVATFLALLPCVSALAQPAAADAAHAIDAPQELRWYEPSFWETVDGRPVEESWQFSQGEIRLHNPRGGRGSLLSPAVPVHFELSFQWMIEPGANNGLKYRVRSFDDRWLGIEYQMIDERIPLAKPHIGSTASIYDLVAPALEKPLLPAGQWNQSRIVSHGSRLEHYLNGSLVASIQTDSVEWYAAMARSKFDGLSNFGQPQPGDRILLTDHGGQAAYRGFELIELPPPDQQSQPEKLSPQLGNGLRNGWADQTSIVLWTRTTARSEMLGDGGQFVPISRDQQSQLSASQDADKLLHVQLPEGATLDQMHGACPGAAGEVRLTYFPEAARGAARTTDWVETVAQHDFTHQWQLDRLFPGTSYAAIIEARPVGQSTLTAVLRGRFQTAPSPTQPRPVTFCMTTCHDYVRRDDGDLGHKIYPAMTRLEPNFVVHAGDIEYYDMPDPWAWTIDLMRFKWARLFALPNNRQFYNRHTAYFMKDDHDTLKNDCWAGQHYGAVTFEQGVELFNLEQFPARQPRYATICWGPDLQIWLLEGRDYRSPNTLADGPEKTILGAEQKAWLLESLRSSSARYKLVFSPTPIVGPDRENKNDNHANQTFTYEGQQLRQAFAETGNVIVFCGDRHWQYASVDPQTGLWEFGCGPGSQRHQLGWQEGDVRPEHRFLRVQGGFLSGTLSYSESTHAPELTLRHHDVTGQQVSSFQFPPAP; encoded by the coding sequence ATGACTTTTCGCCGATCCCAACTTCTAGCCGCCAGTCATCACACAATAGCTTGCAGGTTGCGTTGTATTGGCGTGGCGACTTTCCTGGCTCTCTTGCCGTGCGTGTCTGCCTTGGCTCAGCCTGCAGCTGCTGATGCCGCCCACGCCATCGACGCCCCCCAGGAACTTAGATGGTACGAGCCCAGCTTTTGGGAGACCGTCGACGGACGCCCGGTCGAGGAAAGTTGGCAATTCAGCCAGGGCGAGATTCGACTGCACAACCCGCGCGGTGGTCGAGGTAGCCTGCTCAGCCCTGCAGTGCCGGTGCATTTCGAGTTGAGCTTTCAGTGGATGATTGAACCCGGTGCTAACAACGGTTTGAAGTACCGCGTGCGATCGTTCGACGACCGCTGGCTGGGAATCGAATACCAGATGATCGACGAACGCATCCCCTTGGCCAAGCCGCACATCGGTTCTACGGCTTCGATCTACGACCTGGTCGCACCTGCGCTTGAAAAACCGCTCCTTCCAGCGGGTCAATGGAATCAATCTCGCATCGTCTCGCATGGCAGTCGCCTGGAGCATTATCTCAACGGCAGCTTAGTGGCCAGCATTCAAACCGACAGCGTCGAGTGGTATGCGGCCATGGCTCGCAGCAAGTTCGATGGTCTCAGCAACTTTGGGCAGCCACAACCCGGCGATCGTATCCTGCTGACCGATCATGGTGGCCAAGCGGCTTATCGCGGCTTTGAATTAATTGAATTGCCACCGCCTGACCAGCAATCTCAGCCTGAAAAATTATCGCCGCAACTAGGCAACGGGCTGCGGAACGGTTGGGCCGATCAAACCTCGATCGTCTTGTGGACGCGGACTACGGCCCGCAGTGAAATGCTGGGCGACGGCGGGCAGTTTGTACCCATCAGTCGCGATCAGCAGTCTCAACTTTCGGCATCTCAAGATGCAGACAAACTGCTGCACGTTCAGTTGCCCGAAGGTGCTACACTCGACCAGATGCACGGGGCCTGCCCGGGTGCTGCCGGTGAAGTGCGATTGACATACTTCCCCGAGGCGGCTCGCGGCGCTGCCAGGACGACCGATTGGGTCGAGACGGTTGCCCAGCATGATTTCACTCACCAATGGCAGCTCGACCGACTATTTCCGGGGACAAGTTATGCGGCGATCATCGAAGCTCGCCCCGTGGGCCAGTCGACGCTGACGGCGGTTCTGCGCGGCCGATTTCAAACCGCTCCGAGTCCGACTCAGCCGCGCCCCGTGACGTTTTGCATGACCACCTGCCACGACTACGTTCGGCGAGACGACGGCGATCTGGGGCACAAAATCTATCCGGCCATGACGCGACTGGAACCCAATTTTGTCGTCCACGCTGGCGACATCGAATACTACGACATGCCCGATCCCTGGGCTTGGACCATCGACTTGATGCGCTTCAAGTGGGCGCGGCTGTTTGCTCTACCTAATAATCGCCAGTTTTACAATCGACACACCGCCTATTTCATGAAAGACGACCACGATACGCTGAAGAACGATTGCTGGGCCGGCCAGCATTACGGTGCGGTGACTTTTGAGCAGGGCGTAGAGCTATTCAATCTGGAACAGTTTCCCGCGCGTCAGCCACGCTACGCGACGATTTGCTGGGGGCCGGACCTGCAGATCTGGCTGCTTGAGGGCCGAGACTACCGCAGCCCCAACACCCTGGCCGATGGTCCCGAGAAAACCATACTGGGAGCCGAACAAAAGGCATGGCTATTAGAGTCGCTGCGCAGTTCATCGGCCAGATACAAACTGGTCTTCAGCCCTACACCCATCGTAGGCCCGGACCGTGAAAACAAAAATGACAACCACGCCAATCAGACATTTACCTATGAAGGTCAACAACTTCGTCAGGCGTTTGCTGAGACCGGCAACGTAATCGTCTTTTGTGGAGACCGCCATTGGCAATACGCCTCGGTTGATCCTCAGACAGGTCTGTGGGAATTCGGCTGTGGCCCTGGTAGCCAGCGGCATCAATTGGGCTGGCAGGAGGGCGATGTACGCCCCGAACACCGTTTCTTGCGCGTGCAAGGCGGATTTCTCAGCGGCACACTGAGCTACTCGGAGAGCACCCATGCACCTGAGCTCACATTACGGCACCACGACGTAACCGGCCAGCAAGTTAGCAGCTTCCAGTTTCCGCCCGCACCCTGA
- a CDS encoding DUF1553 domain-containing protein, with product MVTYLKTLGPRLNHPVVMLCSVATVLGLFLVATGRPCLAQEQLSYNRDVRPILADKCFSCHGVDSAARQAGLRLDQREAAIEMQAIQPGDLEASQLIARIIADDPDALMPPPAMKKPLKAEEIEILKRWVQQGAQYEAHWSFIPPQQAALPEVRWSAWVKHPLDRFVLSKLESLGLEPAPQADALALFRRLHLDVTGLPPPPALVQQFVQEYDSEGEPAWNRWVDQLLESPSWGEHQARYWLDAARYGDTHGLHFDNYREMWPYRDWVIRAFNANQPFDQFTIEQLAGDLLPNPSRDQLIATGFQRCNITTNEGGTIAEENLANYAADRVQTLGWVYLGLTTNCCQCHDHKFDPVSMQDYYSMAAFFRNTTQGAFDGNVRDGKGPVIRVPSMEDAPRWAAIDAEIAAARQAFEAHKQAILPEFEQWRKSVSVDNFGQDEVEEGLIVHAPLLEGTGDQTLNLVGNQPLKATGPVTWIQDGKFGPAPVLKLGGNFEVGESGDFEHSQGFSVSAWIKPNSDKGTGSILARMDQAAEHRGWDVWVENGQVGMHIIDRWPEAALKVVTRNPVLKAGTWQHVLVTYDGSARPESIKVYIDGKRQPASAATNSLKPDSTVRTSTPLRIGQRSQNQALEGTAIQDVRIYDRQLLRSEIRKLTSAVPLAALLKLAATSGTGAQHTALMQYYLSNLDSQYPQLDQALKALESERTAIENRSPVTHVQEEKMNSQPMANILTRGEYDKVGQEVMASTPAALPPLPADAPRNRLGLAQWLVAPNHPLTARVTVNRFWQQLFGRGIVPTPEDFGVSGAMPSHPELLDWLAVDFQTNGWDVKRLFKQMFSSATYRQAAIVSPDKLERDPENVWLSRGPRFRMDAEMIRDYALASSGLLTAQMFGPPVKPYQPEGIWDVVGLPGGDTREYQPSQGPDLYRRSLYTFWKRMAPPPNLEIFNAPSREVCSVRRERTNTPLQALVTLNDIQFVEAARVLASRVLAQATTGDQTLDDNRALELIAQQTLCRPLSSGEQSIVLAGKDQLLAHFQANVDDARQLIAVGEYPVDSSADPGQLAAWTMVCNQMLNLDETLNK from the coding sequence ATGGTTACCTACCTGAAAACACTTGGCCCGCGTCTGAATCACCCGGTTGTTATGCTCTGCTCTGTAGCGACGGTGCTGGGATTGTTTCTGGTAGCTACGGGGCGGCCATGCCTGGCCCAGGAGCAGTTGTCGTACAATCGCGACGTCCGCCCCATCCTGGCGGACAAATGCTTTTCGTGTCACGGCGTCGATAGCGCGGCACGACAAGCTGGTCTGCGCTTGGATCAGCGCGAGGCGGCGATCGAGATGCAGGCGATCCAGCCTGGCGACTTGGAGGCCAGCCAGTTGATCGCGCGGATTATTGCTGACGATCCCGACGCTCTGATGCCGCCGCCGGCCATGAAGAAGCCGCTCAAGGCCGAGGAAATCGAGATACTCAAGCGCTGGGTTCAGCAGGGTGCCCAGTACGAGGCGCATTGGTCGTTTATTCCCCCACAACAGGCAGCGTTGCCCGAAGTACGCTGGTCGGCTTGGGTCAAACATCCGTTGGATCGTTTTGTGCTCAGCAAGTTGGAATCACTGGGACTTGAGCCGGCACCGCAGGCCGATGCGCTGGCGCTGTTTCGGCGACTGCACCTGGACGTTACCGGGCTGCCACCGCCTCCGGCGCTGGTCCAGCAGTTTGTGCAGGAGTACGACAGCGAGGGTGAGCCGGCCTGGAACCGCTGGGTGGATCAATTGTTGGAATCGCCTAGTTGGGGCGAGCATCAAGCGCGATACTGGTTGGACGCGGCGCGCTACGGCGACACCCACGGGCTACACTTCGATAATTACCGCGAGATGTGGCCCTATCGCGACTGGGTTATTCGTGCCTTCAATGCCAATCAGCCTTTCGACCAATTTACCATCGAGCAACTGGCCGGCGATCTGCTGCCCAATCCTTCGCGAGACCAATTGATCGCCACCGGATTCCAGCGTTGCAATATTACCACCAACGAAGGCGGCACCATCGCTGAAGAGAATCTGGCCAATTACGCCGCCGATCGTGTGCAGACGCTGGGCTGGGTCTACCTGGGACTGACCACCAATTGCTGCCAGTGTCACGATCACAAGTTCGACCCGGTTTCGATGCAAGACTACTATTCGATGGCGGCGTTCTTCCGCAATACGACGCAGGGGGCCTTCGATGGCAACGTCCGCGATGGCAAGGGGCCGGTGATTCGCGTTCCGTCGATGGAGGACGCGCCACGTTGGGCGGCCATTGATGCCGAGATCGCTGCCGCACGACAAGCGTTTGAAGCTCATAAGCAGGCGATATTGCCGGAATTTGAACAGTGGCGCAAGAGCGTTTCGGTAGACAACTTTGGTCAAGATGAAGTTGAAGAAGGTCTGATTGTGCATGCTCCGCTGTTGGAAGGCACTGGCGATCAGACGCTGAATCTTGTCGGCAATCAACCACTCAAGGCTACCGGTCCGGTCACTTGGATTCAGGACGGCAAGTTCGGACCTGCACCTGTGCTGAAGCTGGGCGGTAATTTCGAAGTCGGCGAGTCAGGCGATTTTGAGCATAGTCAGGGTTTCAGTGTGAGCGCCTGGATCAAGCCCAATTCCGACAAAGGCACCGGTAGCATTCTGGCGCGCATGGATCAGGCTGCGGAGCATCGTGGCTGGGACGTGTGGGTTGAAAACGGTCAGGTGGGCATGCACATCATCGACCGTTGGCCTGAGGCGGCGTTGAAAGTCGTCACGCGTAATCCAGTGCTCAAGGCCGGTACCTGGCAGCATGTGCTGGTGACCTATGACGGTTCTGCGCGTCCCGAGAGCATCAAAGTTTACATCGATGGCAAACGGCAACCGGCGAGCGCAGCGACCAACAGCCTGAAGCCTGATTCAACGGTCCGCACCTCGACGCCACTGCGTATTGGTCAGCGCAGTCAGAATCAAGCTCTCGAAGGCACAGCCATTCAAGACGTACGCATTTATGATCGCCAGTTATTGCGATCTGAGATCCGCAAGCTGACTTCGGCCGTGCCGCTGGCCGCACTGCTGAAGCTGGCTGCCACCAGCGGGACCGGCGCGCAGCATACGGCGCTGATGCAATATTATTTGAGCAACCTCGATAGCCAGTATCCACAGCTCGATCAGGCGCTGAAGGCTCTGGAGAGCGAACGCACTGCCATCGAGAACCGTAGCCCGGTAACTCATGTGCAAGAAGAAAAGATGAATTCACAGCCGATGGCAAACATCTTGACGCGCGGCGAATATGACAAGGTGGGACAAGAGGTCATGGCCAGTACGCCGGCCGCATTACCTCCTTTGCCGGCGGACGCTCCCCGCAATCGACTGGGGCTAGCGCAATGGCTGGTAGCGCCCAATCATCCTCTGACAGCCCGAGTAACGGTCAATCGCTTCTGGCAACAACTCTTTGGCCGGGGCATTGTGCCAACGCCTGAAGATTTTGGTGTCAGCGGCGCGATGCCCAGCCATCCGGAATTGCTGGACTGGTTGGCAGTTGATTTTCAGACCAATGGCTGGGACGTAAAGCGACTGTTCAAGCAGATGTTCAGCAGCGCCACCTATCGCCAGGCGGCCATCGTTTCGCCGGACAAGCTCGAGCGCGATCCGGAGAATGTATGGCTGTCGCGAGGTCCACGTTTTCGAATGGACGCCGAAATGATTCGCGACTATGCCTTGGCATCCAGTGGCTTGTTGACTGCCCAAATGTTTGGTCCACCGGTCAAACCCTACCAGCCGGAAGGTATCTGGGATGTAGTCGGATTGCCGGGAGGTGACACGCGCGAATATCAGCCTAGCCAAGGACCAGACCTGTACCGACGTAGTCTATACACCTTCTGGAAGCGAATGGCGCCACCGCCAAACTTGGAAATTTTCAACGCTCCTTCGCGCGAGGTATGCAGCGTACGGCGTGAGCGCACCAACACGCCTCTTCAAGCACTGGTGACACTCAACGACATTCAGTTTGTCGAGGCGGCACGCGTGTTGGCGAGCCGCGTGCTAGCCCAGGCAACGACCGGCGATCAGACGTTAGATGACAATCGAGCCCTCGAACTGATTGCCCAACAGACGCTGTGCCGACCGCTCTCGTCCGGCGAACAGTCGATCGTGCTGGCTGGTAAAGATCAATTGCTAGCTCACTTTCAAGCCAACGTCGATGACGCTCGACAATTGATTGCGGTCGGAGAATATCCCGTCGATTCCTCGGCCGACCCTGGGCAGTTGGCAGCTTGGACGATGGTCTGCAATCAAATGCTCAATTTGGACGA